AAGCCCTTATGGTGCACTGGAAGACAGGGAATCTGGCTATATGAGCGACGTTGAGCAGTTTCCAGAGGGCACAAGGGTCGGCGTGTTGACCACTCAGCCACTGGACCGAATCCTGACCTACCGGGCCCCCGAAGGCGGTTGCGTACAAGGTGCATTTGTTGAGGTGCCGCTTGGCCCGCGCAAGGTGTTGGGCGTTGTTTGGGGTCCGGGAGAAACTGGATTTGACGCATCCAAATTACGCGCTGTGAACCGTGTTCTGGATGTTGCCCCCATGCGCATCGAAATGGCCGAGTTTCTAACCCGTGTGGGCGACTACACTCTGACGCCGATGAGTCAAATGCTGCGCCTTGCTACCCGTGCGCCGGGGCTGTCCGACCCACCTTCGATGCGGAAAGTGTTGAAGGCGTCGGGCCATCGCCCCAACCGCTTGACGGATGCACGTGCCAAGGTGATGGACGTGTTAATGGATCAGCCCGGCGTTGGGTTCACACAGAAAGAACTGGCCGATCTGGCGGGGGTCAGCGGGTCGGTTGTGAAGGGGTTGGTAAAGCTTGGGGCGATCCGCGAGGAAGATACGCCGCGTGACATGCCTTATCCGCGTCTTGACCCCGACTTGCCGAGCAAAGAGCTGACTGAAGATCAAGTCGCGGCCGCCAAGCAACTGACCGTCGGCGTGCGCGCGGGCCGCTATGGCACCACGCTTCTGCGTGGGGTCACCGGCGCCGGCAAGACCGAGGTGTATCTGGAAGCCGTCGCCGCCTGTTTGAAGAAAGGCCGTCAGGCGCTGGTGCTTTTACCCGAAATCGCCCTGACCGCCGAGTTTCTGAAACGGGTCGAAGAACGCTTTGGCGCGCGGCCCGCCGAATGGCATTCGGGCGTCACCATGACCGAACGTCGCCGCTGTTGGCGGATGGTCGGGCAGGGGGATGCCTCGCTTGTTGTGGGTGCGCGCTCCGCACTCTATCTGCCCTTTCGCGACCTTGGGCTGGTGATCGTGGATGAGGAGCATGACAGTTCCTACAAACAGGAAGACGGTGTGCTCTATTCGGCCCGCGATATGGCGGTGATGCGGGCATCCATCTGTGACGCGCAGGTGGTGCTGGCCTCGGCCACGCCGTCGCTTGAGACATGGGCCAACTGCGAGGCGGGGAAATACAAGCGGATTGACCTGACCAGTCGCTATGGCCCGGCCGTCATGCCCGACATGCGCGCGATTGATATGCGGCAGGAGAATATGCTGACGCAAAGCTGGATCTCGCCCACGCTGAAAGCGGCCGTGACCCTGCGCATTGCGAAGGGCGAGCAATCGCTGCTCTTCATCAACCGCCGTGGCTATGCGCCTGTCACGATCTGCCGGGCCTGTGGACACCAGATCGGTTGCGATCATTGCGACGCGCGCATGGTCGAGCACCGGTTCCAAAAACGGCTTGTCTGCCACCAATGCGGCGAGACGAAGCCGATGCCAGAGGCCTGCCCGGAATGCGAAGTCGAAGGGAAACTCGCCCCTGTCGGGCCGGGTGTGGAACGGCTGGCGGAAGAAGTCCGCGCAAGCTTCCCCGATGCCCGCGTGGCGGTGTTGTCGTCGGACCTCTTCGGTTCAGCCCGCGCACTGAAAGAACAGATTGAACTGATCGCCGACGGTGGGGCTGACATCATCATCGGCACGCAGTTAGTGGCGAAGGGGCACAACTTTCCAAAGCTAACTTTGGTAGGCGTAATCGATGCCGATCTGGGTCTGCAAGGGTCCGACCTGCGTGCCGCAGAACGCACGTTTCAATTGATCCGACAGGTCGCTGGCCGGGCTGGGCGAGCCGAGACACCGGGCGTCGCACTTCTGCAAACCTTCCAACCCGAACACCCGGTGATCCGCGCGATTCTTGCGGGCGAGGAAGAGAATTTTTGGCGCGCCGAGGCAGGCGAACGCCAAGCGGCTGGCGTGCCGCCTTATGGGCGTTTGGCGGGGATCGTCCTGTCGTCGCCCGATATTCAAGCAGTGTTTGATCTGGGGAGCGAGATGGCGCGGCGGTCCGAGCCGCTCATCCAGATCGGTGCGCAGCTTTATGGCCCTGCATCAGCGCCCATCGCGCGCGTCAGAGGGCGGCATCGTGTCAGGCTTTTGGTGAAAGCTGAGAAGGGTGCGCCCATCCAAGCTGCATTGAAACGCTGGCTCGCACAATTCCAGATCAAAGGGGATATGCGCGTATCGGTGGATATCGATCCGCAAAGTTTTTATTGAGGCAACCGTGCTTCCAGATCGTCCCTGGTATTTCAAGCAATCACAGCATCGGCTATGATGTATTTATGACCGACCGGGTGACCTATCATGTATTGAGCCGCGAGAACGCCGCGATGCTCGATAAAGCAGAAGCTTTTGACAACGCGGTTGATCCTGAGCAGTTGAAGACGTTCGTGTCCAGAACCGGACACGAACTGGTATTTGCGCGATTGGGCGACAGAGTGATCGGCTTTGCGTCAGGCAACGTCCTGTTGCATCCAGACAAGCCCCCAGTGTTTTTCATCAACGAAGTTGGTGTTCTTCGCGACATGCGCAGACAAGGCATTGCCTCCGCACTTTGCCGAAAGTTGATCCAACAAGCGCGTGGCGCCGGGTGTCAGGGCATCTGGCTGGCTACTGAGAAGGAAAACGATGCAGCGCGAGCACTTTATCATAGCTTGAGAGCACGCGAGACCGGCGGCATTGTTGTCTATGATTGGGATGACGCTATGGGCGCCTGATGCGCCTTTGGCTGATTATTGCGCCGGAAGTGCCGCACCTCGGCCCTGTTTTTGATCCACCAACGCATCGGTGAACACAGCCCCAATCCACATGCACAATAGTGCGAGCCATGCCGTACCGACAAAGATCGAGGTGCCGGTGACGCCCGCGCCAATCGCACAACCACCAGCCAGCATCGCACCGAAACCCATCAAGACAGCCCCGAACATCGAACGGCGCATGTTGGCCTCGCCATCGAACCCTTGGAACTTGAACTCTCCAGCCAGCCAGCTTGCGGCAAAGGCCCCGATGACAACGCCCGGCACAAGGCCCACGTCGAACTCCAGCACCGGGTCGGGAATCAGGAAAAACATTAGCGTATTGGCGGACGGGCCGGAGAAGGTGGCAGAGGTGACCGAGACGGGCTCGAACGCCGCCAGCGACAATTGATAGGTCAGCACCCACCCCAATGCGACGGCAAAACCGACACCGGATCCAAACACCAAACGCCGATAGCCCATGCCGGACTTGCGCGCGATATAGATCGCGAACACGGCGGTCAGAATACCAAGCGCAAAACCGGACCAGTCCGGGACCCCAAGGGCATTCAACAGGTTCAGGTTCACGCCACGCTCGGTCATCCAGAGCCGGGCCAGCTTGTCGCGTGCAGGGGCCAGCCAGCCATGCAAACTCATTTGAGCGACCACAGCGAAAATCAATCCGGATACCACAGACCGAAGGTTGCCCGTTGCGGCCAACACCAGAAGTCGACCAGAACAACCACGTGCCAGCACCATGCCGACACCAAACATTAACCCGCCAATGATGGCACCCGACCACGTTCCGGTCACCGCCATCATGCGCGCATCCTCGGGTCGCAGCAGGCCTAGAAGCGACGCGCCTTGCACCCAGACCAGAGCGGTCGAGAAAGTCAAAAGCCAGATTGCGAGGGAACTGTCCATCATGCGCCGGGCGAACTCGACTGTGGCAGCGCGCAGACAAAACCGCGACCGTTGGGCGGCCACGCCAAAGACAATACCGGTGACAAGCCCAAACAGCGCGGCTGTCGGCTCTTCTCCGATACGGTCAATTAGGGGCACAATGTCCATGCGGGTTCCTTCAATTGTTGGATACCTTGCCGTGATTCACGGTAACCTGCCTTGACATAAATCATAAACATATAAGCTTAAATGAATGCGTTTTGATCTCGCAAACTGGTAAAAACAGGCGTAATGCGGGGCCATGAGACACCAGATCCTGACCCTTGAAGAAGCTCGAGCGCTACCGTTCTGGCGCCGCCCCATCTTTCTGCTGATGTTGATGGCAGCGGGGATGCCCATTGCGTTTTTCACGTGGTCTGCGCTTCTGAACAACTTCGTGATCGAAGCGGCCGGGTTCACAGGCGTCGAAATCGGCTGGTTGCACACAGTGCGCGAAATTCCCGGCTTTCTGGCCATCGGTGTGATCGCGCTTCTGATGTTGTTTCGCGAACAGGTGCTGGGCGTTGTCGCCTTGGGTATGCTTGGCGCGGCCACAGCCATCACCGCGTGGTTTCCGAGCTTCGGTGGCATACTAACAGTCACCATGCTGTCGTCGATCGGGTTCCACTATTTCGAAACGGTGAACCAATCGCTTCAATTGCAATGGATCGATAAAAAGCGAGCTCCGCAAATGCTGGGGTGGATCATGTCAATCGGATCGGCGGCGGCTCTGTTGAGCTACGGGCTTCTGGTGCTGACGTGGAAGGCGTTCGATCTGAGCTATAATCTAGTCTACATGATCGCAGGCGGCACGACCCTGGCCATCGCAATCTTTGCATATTTTGCCTATCCACAGTTTGAAAGCCCCGAGCCGCAGTTGAAGCAATTCGTGCTGCGCCGTCGTTACTGGCTCTACTATGCACTGCAATTCATGGCAGGCGCGCGGCGACAGATCTTTACGGTGTTTGCCGCCTTCATGATGGTCGAACGCTTCGGGTTCGAAGTGCATGAGGTCACGGCGCTGTTCCTGATCAACTATCTGGCCAATATCTTCTTTGCGCCACTGATGGGGAAAGCGGTTGCCAAATGGGGCGAGCGTCGCGCGTTGGCCTTTGAATACACCGGACTGATCAGTGTGTTTCTGGCCTATGGCGGGATTTACTATTTTGGTTGGGGTGTGGTGTTGGCCGCGGCGCTTTATGTGCTCGACCACCTTTTCTTCGCGCTGGCCTTCGCGCTGAAAACCTATTTCCAGAAGATTGCGGACCCGCAGGATATTGCGCCGACGGCCGCCGTGGCATTCACAATCAACCACATCGCCGCGGTCTTTCTACCCGCTCTGCTGGGCTACCTGTGGGTTGTGTCTCCGGGGGGCGTTTTTGCATTAGCAGCGGGAATGGCCTGCGTCTCATTGATGTTGTCTCTTCTTATTCCACGTCATCCGGAAAAGGGGAACGAGACAGTATTCTCGCGCCCGTTGCCGCAGATCGCCGAGTAAACATCCGTTTCGGCAGCGCAGTTGTGGTTGACCGCGCAGGCGCTGCTCGGTAGGCCGTTCCCGTCATCAGAAAGGATTTTGTCATGTCCACTTGGACTGCACTGACCACGCTGGACGGTCAAGACGCCGCCGAAGCGCTTGGCTTGGCGATGGAGACATTAACCCCTGAGCCCACCGGTATCGGCGTCTTTGAAGTTGAAGACGGAAGCGGCACTTGGGAGGTTGGCGGCTATTTCACCCACGAACCAGACACCGCGGGACTGGCCTTGCTGGCGGCAATGCACAATGCGAAAGATTTCACCGTCTCGGAATTGCCCGAGGTTGATTGGGTCGCCCATGTTCGGCGCGAACTTTCCCCGGTGGAAGCGGGCCGCTTCTTTGTGCATGGCAGTCACGATGCGGATAAAGTGCCTGACGGAAAAATCGCGTTGCTGATCGAAGCCGCGATGGCATTCGGGACAGGACACCACGGCACCACGCTAGGTTGCCTGAAGGCGCTGGATGGATTGGTAGAACACGGGTTTGTCGGCAAGAATGTGGTCGATATTGGTTGCGGGACCGCCGTCTTGGCAATGGCTGCCGCGCGTGTTTGGCCTAATCCGGTCTTGGCCAGCGATATTGATCAGGTCGCCGTTGACGTTGCAAAAGCCAATGTCGCAGCCAACAATTTGGAAGAAAGAGTTTACTGTGTCGAGGCGGCAGGATTTAACGCGCCTGAACTTCAAGAAGCGTCTCCATTCGACCTAGTATTTGCTAATATTCTGAAAGGGCCGCTGATCGGTCTTGCCCCGGATATGGCGAAGCACCTTTCTACCAAGGGTTATGCGATTCTGTCGGGCATTCTGAACCCGCAAGCGGACGAAGTGATTTCCGTTTATGTCCGAAACGGGTTCAATCTGGTCGAACGCACCGAAATTGTTGACTGGACAACACTAGTTTTACAAAAAAGTTAGTGTTTATTACGTGAAAATTTAACAGATTTCTGGCCACCACCACTTTTTTGCCATATTCTGAGGTGGGTGTATTATTTTTTTTATTGAGGGGAGGGTATTGATCGTGACTGATGCACAAGTTCAAGACTTTCAAAAACGGGTGCGCGGAATTAGCCGACAGCATCGCCGCTTGTCGCAAGGCTATGTTCAATTGGTCGAGCGTGATGGGCTGTTGGTGCCCAGCAAACCTAGGCTGCGCCGGGGGTTCCCGATCAAGGGGCTGCTCCTGACGCTTGTCGGATTCATGTTGTTCAAGGGGTTCCTTTTCAGCCAAGTCGGCGTGATCAATTACAATGATCGTGTTGACCGACTGTCGCAGGGGTCAATGATCGAACAGGCCGGTGCTTGGATCATGCAGGACGATCCGGTGACCACTGCCATTGCCGGGTTCATGACCAACCCATTCTGACGCGGAAATCGAATTTGAAAACCCAGCCCGTGCGCCACGACGCGTTTCGGGCTGATTTCATTTTGGAACCCAGCTTTCGCGATGTCATTGCGCAGCAAAGCCACATTTTTAAACCACTTCAAGCTGTCTTGACTGGCAAATCCTCTTTGCCTTGCCTATTTGCCTTGTCTAGAACGATCGGAGCATGAACAGGAGGCGCCAGATGGCAAAGATTACCTATATCGAGCACAACGGAACACAGCACGTCGTCGACGTCGCCAACGGTTTGACCGTGATGGAAGGTGCGCGCGACAATAATATTCCCGGCATCGAAGCCGATTGTGGTGGTGCTTGCGCCTGTTCGACCTGCCACGTCTATGTCGACGCCGCGTGGGTGGAAAAGATGCCTGCCAAGGATGCGATGGAAGAAGACATGCTCGACTTCGCCTATGAGCCGGATGCCGAGCGTTCGCGCCTGACCTGCCAGCTTAAGGTCACAGACGATCTTGACGGTCTTGTCGTGCACATGCCTGAAAAGCAGATCTAATGACCGGTCTTCGGGTCGCGCTGGTTTTCATCTGCCTTGCGACCCCGGCGGCCGCGCAGATCACCTCGGCCCGCTATGTTGAACCTACAGATCGCTATGGCCATGGGGCTGTTCCCGGCGGCGAGTATGGCGCGCTTGAGGTCAATCTGTCTGACGGATCGCGCACTATCACACGCGTTTCAGACGGTGTTTTTGAAGACACCATACCACGCCTTCACGATTTCAATGGTGACGGAGTGCGCGAAGTTGTGACTGTGTTCAGCGGCGATGATGTCGGCGCAATGATACGCATCTATGCGTTGGATAAGGGCGAACTGGTGCTGCGCGGCTCCAGCAACCCCATCGGCATGCGCCATCGTTGGTTGGCAGTGGCAGGCATCGCGGATTTCAATGGCGATGGAGTGGACGAGGTCGCCTATGTCGATCGCCCTCATTTGGCCCGCAGGCTCACGCTTGTCTCGGTCCGACCGGATGCGGGAGGATTTTTGTTCAAAGATTTGGCAACGGTTGGGGGTGTCACAAACCACAAGTTCGCAAGCCCAGTCATCGAAGGCGGTGTACGGGACTGCGTGGGGCATCCGCCTGTCGTCGTAACTGCCAGCGCCAATTGGTCGCGTGTTATTGAAACACGCCTGGACGGCGGTGAGCTGAAGCTGACCAATGTCGCACCTTACACCGGACCGGATAGCCTGTCGGCGCGTCTGGGCTGTTAAAGCGCGCGCCAGCCGATATCTGCGCGGTTGAATCCTTCCGGCCAGTCTATTTTGTCAATCATCGCATAGGCGCGGTCACGAGCCTCTTGCAAGCTATCGCCGCGCGCGGTGACGTTCAGGACACGCCCGCCGGAAGCTGTGATCTTACCGTCTACTTCGGTGGTGCCTGCGTGAAACACCATATTCATCGAATCCTCAGGCAGGTTATCCAATCCATTGATGATTGATCCCTTCTGGTAAGCGCCGGGATAGCCATTCGCCGCCATCACCACGGTGATCGCGTGATCGTCAGCCCAGTTGACCTTAGCCTTGTCTAACTGCCTCTCGGCACAAGCCAACATCAAGTCCAGCGCCTGTGCACCCAGCCTCATCATCAAGACCTGACATTCCGGGTCGCCAAAACGTGCGTTGTATTCGACCAGCCGTGCCTGCCCGTCCTTGATCATGAACCCCGCATAAAGCACACCTTGATAGGGTGTGCCGCGCTTGGCCATTTCAGCCACAGTCGGCTCGATGATCTCACGCATGGCGCGGGCGGCAATCTCGTCCGTCAGGACCGGGGCGGGGGAGTAGGCGCCCATGCCGCCGGTGTTCGGGCCCGTGTCGCCATCGCCGACGCGTTTGTGGTCCTGTGCTGTGCCGATGGGCAGAGCGGTCTTACCGTCGCAGAGGATGAAGTATGATGCCTCTTCGCCCTCCATGAATTCTTCGATCACCACTTCGGCCCCGGCCCCGCCAAACGCGCCGCCGAACATGTCGTCGATGGCGTCCAGCGCCGTCTGCTTGTCCATCGCGACGATCACGCCTTTGCCGGCTGCCAGTCCGTCCGCCTTGACGACAATCGGTGCGCCCTGTTCGCGAATATAGGCCTTGGCGGCATCTGCGTCGGTGAAATGACCATAGGCAGCGGTTGGCGCGCCCGCGGCATCGCAGACCTCTTTCGTGAAGGACTTGGATGCCTCAAGCTTCGCGGCCTCGGCCGAGGGGCCGAAGACACTGACGCCCGCCTCGCGCAGACGGTCGGCCACGCCTTTGGCCAAGGGCGCTTCCGGCCCGATGATCACGAAATCAATGGTGTTTTGCTGCGCAAAGGTCACCACCGCGTCACCGTCTTCGATGTCCAGCGATGCGCACTCCGCGATCTGCGCCATGCCGGCATTTCCGGGTGCCACGATCAACCGATCACATTTCGGGTTTTGCATCACAGCCCACGCCAGCGCGTGTTCGCGCCCACCGCTGCCCAGAATAAGGATGTTCATGGCTCTTCCCCCGCTTGGCCTTCTGTCATCGGCGTTCTAAGGTCGGGGCGCTGAAATCACAAGGAAAGAGACACCGGCCCATGTCCGACCTGATCGACGATCCACAGCCCGGCGAAAACGCACCGGAGTTCACCGTCTCGGAAATCTCCGGCGCGCTGAAGAAAACAATCGAGGGGGCATTTGGGCGTGTCCGCGTGCGGGGCGAGGTTGGGCGGGTCATGCTGGCACGCTCGGGGCATCTGTATTTCGATGTGAAGGATGACCGGTCCGTGCTGGCGGCGGTCAGTTGGAAAGGGCAGGTCAGCCGCCTGTCGATCAAGCCCGAAGAAGGCATGGAGGTGATTGTCACCGGCAAGCTGACCACTTTTGGCAGCCAGTCGAAATACCAGTTGAACGTCGATGATGTCGTCGTCGCGGGCGAAGGCGCGTTGATGGCAATGTTGGAAAAGCGCAAGAAAACGCTGGCGGCAGAGGGACTTTTCGCGCCCGAACGCAAGAAAAAGCTGCCTTTCCTGCCCGAAGTGATTGGCGTTGTCACATCACCGTCCGGTGCGGTGATCCGCGATATCTTGCACCGTCTGCGGGACCGTTTCCCGCGCAAAGTGCTGATCTGGCCCGTCGCCGTGCAGGGCGAGGCGTGTGCGCCTCAGGTCGCCGCCGCAATCGAAGGTTTCAACCGTATGCAACCGGGCGGCGCGCTGCCGCGTCCTGACTTGCTGATCGTTGCGCGCGGTGGTGGTTCAATCGAGGATCTGTGGGGGTTCAACGAGGAAATCGTCGCGCGCGCCGCCGCCGCGTCGGATATTCCCCTGATCTCGGCGGTGGGGCACGAGACGGACACGACCCTGATTGATTACGTGTCTGACTTGCGCGCGCCGACGCCGACCGCGGCTGCCGAACATGCCGTGCCAGTGCGTCTGGAATTGCTAGCGTGGACCGAGGAACAAGGCACCCGCTTGACCCGTTCGTTGGAACAGGCGTTGACGCAACGCGGCCAGCGCCTGCGTGACGTGGCCCGCGCCCTGCCGCGCCCCGAGGCGTTGTTGGACACTCCACGCCAGCGGCTTGATGCCGCCAGCCACAAACTGCCCTCAGCCCTGCGCAGCATGACGCAAGTGAGGCGAGTCAAGTTGACCGAGGCGTCCGCAGGTCTGCGCCCGCGCGTTTTGACCGCGCGACTGGCCCCGATGCGGGACCGGCTAAATATGGCAAGCGCACGCTTGGACCCCGACCGAATCACAGACGCCAACAAACGCCGAACGGTTGAGATCACCGGACTGTCCGCGCGATTGGATCGGGCCTTCTTGGCAAATACAAAGCGGCACGAGGATCGGCTGACCAGCCTTGAACGAATGCGCCAAACGCTGGGCTATACCGAGACGTTGAAGCGTGGGTATGCGGTTGTGCGGGGCGACGGAGATGTGGTGACCAACCAAGCCGCTGCCGCAAAAGCCAAAGCGCTTGAGATCGAGTTCGCGGATGGTCGATTGGCGCTGGATGGGTCAGGGACATCGGCGGTGAAGCCGATCAAACCCGCAACAAAGCCCAAGCCCAAAAAGGACGCCCCCGATCAAGGATCGCTGTTCTAGCCGGTAACCATGCTACTTGTTGCGCGAACCGGGGCGGCCCTGGGGCTTGCCGCCCGGACCTTTGCCGCCGGGGCCTTTTCCCGCCGGACGTTGACCTGGTTTCCCTCCGGGCCGCCCACCTTTGAATGCAGGCTTGGCCCCCGGTTTGCTTCCATGCTTGCCGCGCGGGATCTCTTTGCGCGTCCGCACGGGCGCCGGCTTTGCGTCTTCCATCCCAAGCTGGTCGCGCACAACGCGTTGGCGGATTTCCTCGACCTCTCCGGGTTTCAATTCGCCCAGTTGGAAAGGGCCGTAGCTGACGCGCAGCAGACGGTTGACGGTCAGCCCGACTGCTTCCATCGCGCGGCGCACCTCGCGGTTCTTCCCTTCGCGGAGGGTCACGGTCAGCCACGCGTTCGCGCCTTGTTGCCGGTCCAGCGACACGGCCATCGGCTGGAACCGCTCGCCATCAATCGTCAAACCCTTGCGCACCGGCGCCAGTGTGTCCTCGGTGGGTCGCCCGTTCACCCGCACGCGGTATTTGCGTGACCACCCGGTCGAGGGTAGTTCCAGCTTTCGCTTCACCTCGCCATCATTGGTCAGAAGCAACAGGCCTTCGGAATTGATGTCGAGCCGCCCGACGCTGACCACGCGGGGCAGGTCGTCGGGCAGGTTTTTGAATACCGTGTCGCGCCCCTTCTCATCCCGCTCGGTCGTCACAAGGCCGATGGGCTTGTAATACAACCACATGCGGGGCGGTTCCGGTTCGGCCAAAGGGGCTTCGTCAAACAGGATCGTGTCCTTGGCGGTGACGTTCAGCGCGGGGCTGTCGATCACTTTTCCGTTCACGGTTACGCGGCCCGCTTCGATCATCCGTTCAGCCTCGCGACGGCTGGCGACACCGGCGCGGGCCAGCACCTTGGCGATGCGGTCGCCTTTGGACGGATCAGCCGTCGCGGCATCCGGCTTTTTCGGGGCGGGCTTGCGGGCCGATTTGGGAACGGGGGGGCATTTTTTGTCTGTCATGCCTTCGCATAGCGCGGGGCGGGGCAAAGGGGAAGCCTTGGCAAGCGGTCGGCGCCAAGGCAAAAGGGGGCATGAGCCGTTTTAAAAGCCATATGGATGCCGCAATGGCAGAAGCCCGTGCTGCCGCCGCGCGCGGTGAGGTGCCCGTGGGAGCGGTGCTGGTGTCGCCGGACGGCAAGGTGATCGCTGCGGCAGGCAACCGGACGCGCGAGTTGAACGACCCTACGGCCCACGCCGAAGTGTTGGTGATCCGCGAAGGCTGCGCTCAGGCCGGGTCGGAACGCCTGCCCGACCACGACCTTTACGTGACGCTGGAGCCGTGCGCGATGTGCGCAACCGCCATGTCGGCGGCGCGTATTCGCCGGGTCTATTACGGCGCGGCGGACCCGAAATCAGGCGGCGTGGCACATGGCGCGCGCATCTTCACGCATTCGCAATGCCACCATGTGCCCGAAGTCTATGATGGCATAGGCGCAGATGAGGCAGAACAGATCTTGAAGGACTTCTTCGCGTCCCGGCGCTGATCCTTAGATCGTTATCGGCTTCAGAACCTCTGGTTCAATCACATTCACGTCGGGCAGTGCAGCGACCAATTCATCAGCGGACTGCGCCAGAACGGGGAAGGTCTTGTAGTGGCAGGGAATCACGGTCTTGAAATCGAAGTACCGTTTTGTCGCGTAGCCCACCCGCGCCATATCCATCGTGTAATGCCCACCCGCGCACAGGATACCGATATCGGGTTTGTGCAGATCGCCCATCCACTCCATATCCGCCATGATGTCGGTGTCGCCAGAGACATAGATCACGTGACCTTCGCCTGCGATCATGAACCCGACCTCGGCGCCTGCGCAGAGTGGCCGATCGCCGCCCAGATAATCGAAACTGGCGGAATGCGAGGCATTCACCATCG
This DNA window, taken from Aliiroseovarius sp. F47248L, encodes the following:
- the xseA gene encoding exodeoxyribonuclease VII large subunit, translated to MSDLIDDPQPGENAPEFTVSEISGALKKTIEGAFGRVRVRGEVGRVMLARSGHLYFDVKDDRSVLAAVSWKGQVSRLSIKPEEGMEVIVTGKLTTFGSQSKYQLNVDDVVVAGEGALMAMLEKRKKTLAAEGLFAPERKKKLPFLPEVIGVVTSPSGAVIRDILHRLRDRFPRKVLIWPVAVQGEACAPQVAAAIEGFNRMQPGGALPRPDLLIVARGGGSIEDLWGFNEEIVARAAAASDIPLISAVGHETDTTLIDYVSDLRAPTPTAAAEHAVPVRLELLAWTEEQGTRLTRSLEQALTQRGQRLRDVARALPRPEALLDTPRQRLDAASHKLPSALRSMTQVRRVKLTEASAGLRPRVLTARLAPMRDRLNMASARLDPDRITDANKRRTVEITGLSARLDRAFLANTKRHEDRLTSLERMRQTLGYTETLKRGYAVVRGDGDVVTNQAAAAKAKALEIEFADGRLALDGSGTSAVKPIKPATKPKPKKDAPDQGSLF
- a CDS encoding metal-dependent hydrolase, with amino-acid sequence MQITFLGHSGFRIEIEGAVLLVDPWLDGNPMFPEDRRDEATAGATHILITHGHGDHASSTLAIAREKNIPIAAIHELATFWGNEDGIETLGFGKGGTIDLNGAKVTMVNASHSASFDYLGGDRPLCAGAEVGFMIAGEGHVIYVSGDTDIMADMEWMGDLHKPDIGILCAGGHYTMDMARVGYATKRYFDFKTVIPCHYKTFPVLAQSADELVAALPDVNVIEPEVLKPITI
- a CDS encoding nucleoside deaminase gives rise to the protein MSRFKSHMDAAMAEARAAAARGEVPVGAVLVSPDGKVIAAAGNRTRELNDPTAHAEVLVIREGCAQAGSERLPDHDLYVTLEPCAMCATAMSAARIRRVYYGAADPKSGGVAHGARIFTHSQCHHVPEVYDGIGADEAEQILKDFFASRR
- a CDS encoding pseudouridine synthase, with amino-acid sequence MTDKKCPPVPKSARKPAPKKPDAATADPSKGDRIAKVLARAGVASRREAERMIEAGRVTVNGKVIDSPALNVTAKDTILFDEAPLAEPEPPRMWLYYKPIGLVTTERDEKGRDTVFKNLPDDLPRVVSVGRLDINSEGLLLLTNDGEVKRKLELPSTGWSRKYRVRVNGRPTEDTLAPVRKGLTIDGERFQPMAVSLDRQQGANAWLTVTLREGKNREVRRAMEAVGLTVNRLLRVSYGPFQLGELKPGEVEEIRQRVVRDQLGMEDAKPAPVRTRKEIPRGKHGSKPGAKPAFKGGRPGGKPGQRPAGKGPGGKGPGGKPQGRPGSRNK